The DNA sequence TGAGTACGCGCCGTGCGAGTCGGTGACGTACAGCCTGTCTCCGGGCCTGGCGCGCGCTGCCCACGGACCGGCCACACCGGTGTCACCGTGCACGACGAAGTCGATGGCGATCTCGCGACGGTCGGCATCCACGGAGCGGATCGTGTAGGTGCGGACGGTGGCCTGCATATCGCGCGCCTGGTCGATATCCCGTGGACCTGGTCCTTCGTGGCCCTCCGGAAGGAATATCAGCTTGGCATAACTGTCGGTGTCTGGGGTGGCCTCGAAACCGTCAAATCCGTTACCGCCAAGCACCACCCGGGTGATATGCGGAGTCACCTGCTCGGTCCGAACTACCTGCAACTCATGTAGCGGGCGTGCCATATCGCCTCCTGCGTCGAATCCTCTATGTCAATTCCCTTGACTATACGGAGGAACAACCGCGAATGGGCGCCCCCGTCACGGCAGGATGCCCCTGACGATCAGCTCGGCAGCGGCCTCAGCGTGAGCCTGAACTTGCTCCGGATCGAACACGGCGTCCCCGAACACGGTCCGTGCCAGCGCTTCGCTGCTGAACAGGGCGGCGGTGCCGGACGTGATGAGGAAGAAGGTGGTCTGGAGCGGTACATCACGCAGCTCTCCTGCCTTGACCGCCTCCTCGTAGACCGGGCCAAGCCGTTCTTGCATAGGGATGACGTAGGCCTGACAGATGTGCTGCAGCCGGTCGCTGCCCTGGCCCGCCTCGATGTCCATGATGCGGATCAACTCGGGGTGTTCAGCGGCGAAGATGACAAACATCTTGATGAATCGTTTGATCCGCTCGGAGGAACTCAAGCTCTCGTCGTCGTCTGCCAGAACCTTGTCGACGATCGCCTGGAATCCCCAGTCTATGGCGGCGTACCAGAGCTGTTCCTTGGACGAAAACCGTTGATGCAGCAGGTTGTGGCTCACTCCCAGCTCGCGATTGAGAGTCCGCATCGACATGCCCTGATAGCCATGAGTGGCGAAGGCCCGCAGCGCCGCGGTGAAGATAGCGTCGGCCGACACTCCTTCCCCGCCCTTGCGCGGCCTGCCACGAGGGCGCCGCGTCAGCTCACCGGCATCAGTCACGAAATCCGCCACATCCTTCCTCCACAACCATCATCCCCCCACCCACCGGCAATCGCGTTGAGGACCTCCGCACAGCGGTCATGATCTTTATCGGGATGGCCGAACACCTCCGTTACGGCCGGGCATACTGACGCGATGGATACCTGGTTGTGGATCTGTGCCGGCGTGCTCGCCGTGGTGCACCTCGGCGCGGGTGTGTTCAAACTGATCACCCCGTACGAGAAGATCACGGCAAATCCCAACCTCGCCTGGGCGACCGACTTCACCCCCAACGTCGTCAAGGCGATCGGCGGACTGGAAATGCTCGGCGCGATCGGCATAGTGCTCCCCCACGCGACGGGAATCGCCCCGGTGCTGAGCCCGCTTGCCGCGGCCGGACTAGCTGTGTTGCAGGCCGGGGCCTTCGGTGTTCATGTCCGCCGCAACGAATGGAAGCTGGCCCCCGTCAACGTGATCCTAATTGTGCTTGCAGTATTCGTCGCGTTCGAGTGGTACGGCTGATCCACCGCAGAGGAGCCACTGGGCGTGCTCACGAGACGAAAATTGTGTCCTTGCGACAGTCAGTAGTTGATGAGCCAGAGGGGTCCGAATTTGGCCATCCCCAGAGCGATGAACAGGACCGCAATGATCATCGCCGTCGCGAGGTCGTTCATGCGCTCGATGGGGCTGTCCGGCTGAGCTTTCCGGACTTCGTATATCTGAAATCCAGGCTCCATGACGTGCATCCTTTCTCTAACTTGATGGAAGAACCGTTCCGGCTATCGCCAGACCGAACTGGCAAGAATCGCCGCACCACTCAACCGAGAATGGTTTTTCGGTCGGAGTGAAAAAAGGTGATCAGAGTTGTTGCACCGCATATCAATCCGACGGTGAGTATCACCTTGGACCCGCTATAGAGCGAGGCTATGCCGCCGCCTATGGCGGCGCCCAGAATGAAGGACAGGTAAAGCATGGCGTACCCGAGCCATTCAAAGACAGAACCCTTGCCAAAGAGATGCCGCTCGATACCTTGTCCCAGTTTGACGACCGTCCCCGTGACATAGCTCAACGGAATGGCCGTTTCACCCTTCTTGACGAACGATGTGTTCAAGGCCCCGATCGCAAAGGCCAACAAGAGAATTGGCGTAAAATGCACGTCAACATTCGCGTTGAAGCCCCGGTCCTGGAAGAAGTCGACGGCAGCTGCCGCGAGAAGACCGAAGGTGGTGAGAACAGTTGCCCCGTGAGGGTGATTCTTCCAGAATTTTCGCCGGCAATAGGACGCCACGATGACCCCGAATAGGAAGGCACCGATCATCGAGATGGCGGCAATCGGACCCGCACCCGCCACTTGCTGTTTATCCGTGACCTTGAACCACGTCAGCACGGCACGCTCAGTGTTACCGGTCATAAACGTCACGAAGTAGCCCGCGCTATGCAAGAAGGCCACTGCCCCAACCATTCCGGCCAGCCCGGAAAGCAGCCAGGAAAGCCGGGCCTCGCCACCGATGGCAGCCTCACGGGTAATGACCGCGTCGGCAGATGTGGACGCCGCGGCATCACCGTTGCGATTGTCGAGTTCGATGTCGTCCTGGGATCTGTTCTGTACAGCTGCGGAACCGCTCCCGCTCTTCTTGTTCATGACGGCCAACTCAGGACTTACCGATGTCGCCGACGTGGCCGTGCAAAACGACGCGTCCGTCGGCGAGTTTGTAGGTCAGATACACCAGCGCGAGCTTTTTGGCCTTGACCGCATCGGCCACCACCTGCGAGCGCTGCAGCAGCTTGATGCCGGTCTCCTCGACATGGCGGGCCTCGAACTCATCAATGCGGGTCAGCCCGTCCTTGCGGCCACCCAGAATGGACGGCATCACCCGCACCACCAGATCCCGGATATGCCCGCCCGGCACCTCACCGGTGTCCAGGGACTGCACTGTCGCGCCCACCGCGCCACAGGAGTCATGCCCCAGGATCGCGATCAGCGGCACGCCCAACACCGCCACCGCGTACTCGATCGAACCCAGCACCGCCGAGTCGATCACCTGCCCCGCGGTGCGCACGATGAACATGTCGCCCAGGCCCTGATCAAAAATGATCTCCGCAGCCACCCGGCTATCCGAGCAGCCGAACAACATCACCTGCGGGTTCTGACCGTTAGCCAGCTCGGCGCGACGCGTCACGCTCTGACTCGGATGCTCCGGACAACCGCCGACAAAACGCTGGTTACCCTCTTCGAGCGCCTTCCAGGCGGACTTCGGATCAGATCTCATATTTCCTTCATACCCTACCGGGGTATAGCATGCATGTGATCTTCAACACGTAGTTGAATTAATTCAACCAAAGGTTGACTCCCGAAAAGATCGGAGCACTTCCCCACGGCGCATCGGGATACACACTGCTGGAAGCGAATTCGTCGGCTTGCAGACCCTACCGCCGACAGTGACAGCCCTGGCAGATCTCTCCGATGGGCGTCGCAGCCATTGAAAGCACCCGGATCCAATATGCCTGGAATCTATGGATACCGCAACGCCAATCCGTAATCAGTTGGCAATCATCCACCGCCACAACAAACTCGAACACCCCCACCTCGTCGAAATGCCAGTACTGCCCATTGCCGAAAGCTAGAGCAGGGGAAGATATTTCGCCTGCTGGGCGATGCGTCTGCGTACGTGACCCCGCATGCCCTGCTATTCACAGGAACTATTCAGGTTGCGCCGCTTCATAATAAATCGTGCGCAACTAGTCAGACCTGTACACCTGCGCTGCCGAGCAGTACCTCAACTCCGACATCGTCTGCTCCATGGATCGTGCGCGGGATACCACCGCCAATGCGCACACTCTCTTTGCCCGCCATCCGGCCAGCCCAGCGTGGACACGGACGACCAACCGATTGAGGCGATTGTCGTGGCGGGGGTAGTTCAGGGCAGACTGGCGCGTAGTCGCAGACATGCGTGAAGCGCGAGGATGTGCCGTACGGAGGGCCTCCGGCCTTGATGCGACTCCTGAATGCGAAAGCGGACAACGATGACTGAAACTCGTACAGGCACACGGCCCGCTCGACCGTTGCCTCACGCGAAGGGCAGGCTTTGGGGCGTAGGGGATCTACTCAGTGTTGACTTCACCAGACCTGTGCAGGGTCTCACCCATGAGGGGCGCCGCCACAACGGCATTTTCGAGCAGCGTATCGGCGACTTCCCTGTGGTGGTGGTCTCCAGCCCGGAATTAATCGAGGAGATCAACAACGAGCAGCACTGGGAGAAGAACGTTGGCCCAACACTGCACAAGCTACGCAGCCTTGCCGGCGACGGGATGTTCACGGCCTACAACACCGAGGAGAACTGGCGCAAAGCCCACGACATCCTCGTCCCCGCCTTCACCAAAGAGGCGATGACCAACTACCACGCCAGTATCGTCGACACCGTTCACGAACTCGTCACCGCATGGGGCACCCACGCCGACAACAACACCTGGATCAATATCCCCGCCGACACCAACCGGCTCACCATCGAAATCATCAGCCGCGCCGGATTCGGCTACACGTTCAACAACCTGAGCGACTCCAGCGAAAACCCCTTTATCACAGCGGTTCTGCGCGAGTTGCAGTACGCCAACCGGCGTACCGACTCCATCCCCTTCTACGAACAGCTCTTCGGCGGTCGACGCCGCCGGGTGCACGACGTCGACAAGAAGTTCATCCGTGCAGAAGTCGACAAGATCATCGACGCACGCCGCGACCAGCCAAGCACAGGCCAAACTCCCGACATGCTCGACATCATGCTCACCTCCGTCGAGCCTGTCAGCGGTCAGACACTCGACAACAACAACATCGGCAACCAGATCATCACCTTCCTAGTGGCCGGTAGCGAAACCTCAGCCAACGCAATCGCATTCGCATTGCACTTCCTGTCCGTCCACCCCGACATTGCCGACAAGGTCCGCACTGAGGTCGACCAGGAGTGGTCCGGGCGCGCGTTTCCTGACTTCCAGTTCGACCAGATCGCCAAGCTGCGATACCTGCGTCTAGTCGTCGACGAGACTCTGCGCCTGTGGCCGGTCGCCCCGGGGTACTTCCGGCAGGCTAAGCAGGACACCACCATCGGCGGCGGTCAGTACGCCTTCAAGAAGGAAGGATGGGTGTTCGTAAATCTGGTGGCCGCACACACTGATCCGTCGTGGGGACCCGATGCTGACCAGTTCGACCCCGACCGAATGACCACCGAGAACCGCCGCAAGCTGGGTGCGCATATCTATCGGCCATTCGGGGTCGGAGTGCGTCAATGCATCGGACGCCAATTCGCCCAGCACGAGATCGTGACCACGCTCGCCGCGATCCTGCATCAGTTCGATCTTGAACCACGCCCCGGCTACAAGCTGCAGGTCGATGAAACGCTCACCCTAAAGCCCTCGGATCTGCAGCTACGCCTCACCAAACGCAACTAATCAGTGATGGCCCGCGCCCGGCCGCGGCGATTGACCTTCCAATCACCGTCAGCGTCGGCCACCAGCTGCTCAAGTTCCAGGATCGCCAACGCACCCTGTACTCGACTGGTGCCCAACCCCGATTCGACTACCAGCTGTTGGACTGAGGCGCTGCCCCTGCCGGGCAGCGCTTCGTAGACCCGCTTCTCGTCCGCCCCGAGCCCGTCGACGACGTTGGTAGGCCTTTCCGGATCTGGCGCGAACTCGCCCAATCGACCTGCCAACTCGATCACATCCTGGGCGCAGCCAATGAGCCGCGCGCCACGCTCGGCTATCTCAACATGGGCACCCGCCGACGCAACTGAGGTGATCGGGCCGGGTACCGCACCAACAGGCCGGCCGAGCCCGCGCGCCCAGGCGGCGGTGTTGGCGGCTCCGCTGCGTATGCCGGCCTCCACTACCACGGTCGCGCCGGAGAGTGCTGCCACCAACCGATTTCGGGTGAGAAAGCGGTATCGTGCGGGCCGAACACCCGGCGGATACTCACTGATCACCAGTCCGTGGCGGGCGATTCGGTAGAGCAGTCCGGAGTGAGCCGCTGGGTAGGGTACGTCCACGCCTCCCGCGAGCACCGCGATCGTGATGCCCTCGCACGCAAGTGCCGCCCGATGCGCGACACCGTCGATCCCGTACGCGCCACCGGAGACCACTGCCACGTCACGGGCCACCAGACCCGTTGCGAGCTCGGCCGTGACATGTTCGCCATAGCCCGTACAGGCGCGCGTACCGACGAGTGCCGCCGCCCGGGACGTGACCTCTGACAGGGAGTGCTCACCAACCACCCAGAGTGCGAGCGGTGCTCGCCCACTCGGCATCCGCTTCGTGTCGACCATCGCGAAACTCTGAAACTGCCACCCCGGCCATTCCGGATCATCCGGGGTCACCAGACGCCCACCAAGGCGACGCAATATCTGCAGATCCTCGCGACTGCGGTCAATATCGTGCCGGGACCGCACGATGGCGCTCACGCGGTCCGGCACATCCAAACGCCGGACGCGTTCGGCGGTCTCATGCGCGCCGAACACCGACACCATGGCCGCAAGTTCCGCACTGGGTGCCTCAGTCACGCGTGACAAGTAGGCCCAGTCGGCCGGTTCGCCGCTCATCGTTTGTCGCGAAAGGTCAACGCGAGCTTCACATCCTCAACGCCTGGAAGATCACGCCCTGCGAGGTCTGCGAGAGTCCACGCGACACGTAGACAACGATCCAAAGCCCGAACACTAATGAGTCCGCGCTCCATGGCGTTACGCAGCGGCTCCATGACCGTCCTCGACGGCCGGAACTCCTTGCGCAACAGCGGACCCGGAGCATCGGCGTTGACCCGAAATCCGTGCTCCGACCATCGGCTCGCTGCCCGTTCGCGCGCCAGCACCACACGCTCACGCACCAGCGCCGTGCACTCGGCGGCCTCGTTGAGGGCGGTTTGGCTGACCGGGTGCATCCTTACCCGAAGATCCACCCGATCAAGAAGAGGCCCCGACAACTTGCCCAGGTACCGGCGACGCACCGACGACGGACACGTGCAATCCCGTGGATTCGCAGGTGCACACGGGCACGGATTAGCCGCCAGTACCAGCTGAAATCGGGCCGGGTAGGCCACGACACCGTCACGCCGCGCCAACCGAATCTCCCCATCCTCCAACGGCGTACGCAACGCCTCCAGTGCAGGAGTCGAGAGTTCGGCACATTCGTCGAGGAACAGCACCCCGCGATGGGCTCGGCTTACCGCGCCAGGTTTGGCCGTGCCGGAGCCGCCGCCGACGAGCGCGGCGACACTCGACGTGTGGTGCGGCGCGACGAATGGTGGTTGAGTGATCAACGGCTGCTCCGTCGTCAACAGCCCCGCCACCGAGTGGATGGCCGTCACTTCAAGCGCCTCGCCATCGGTCAGCGGTGGCAGCAGGCCCGGCAGACGTTGCGCCAGCATCGTTTTCCCGATTCCGGGTGGTCCGGTCAGCATGAGGTGATGTGCACCCGCCGCCGCCACCTCGACCGCGAATCGCGCATCGGCATGTCCGACCACATCCGCCATGTCCGGAAAATCGTCCTCGCATTGCACGTCCAACCGCACTACCGGGTCCAGCTCACCGTCGGCACACAGCCAAGCCGTCAGTTGCCGCAAGGTCCGGGCACCCAGCACCTCAATACCGTCGACCAGCCCCGCCTCCCCCAGATTCGCCTCGGGTACCACCACGGTCGGCCACCCGTCGCGTTTGGCCGTCAGCACCGCCGGGAGTACACCGCGGATCGGGCGCACCCGCCCATCAAGCGCCAACTCCCCCAGTAGCAAGCTCTTTTCCAGCCTCGCCGGTGGGATCGCCTTGCTGGCCGACAACACGGCGGTGGCGAGAGCTAGGTCGTACACCGAGCCCATCTTCGGCAATGTCGCCGGCGACAGGGCCAAGGTCAGACGCGATGCCGGCCAGGTGAACCCACAGTTGGTGATTGCCGCACGTACACGATCGCGGGACTCCTGTAGTGCGGCGTCGGGTAGCCCGACCAGGTGCACTCCGGGAAGCCCGGCGCTGATATCGGCCTCGATCTCCACCGTCTGGCCGGTTACCGCCTTGGCCGCAACGGAATACGCTCTCCCCAGTGCCATCTCAGCCGACCCCGTGAATGTGGGTGATCTCGGGAACGGAGCCACTCAAGCGGATTTCGATGACATCGATACGCACGGCCGGCCACGAACCATCCTGGGCGGCCAGCCAGATGCCCGCAAGCCGTCGCAGCCTCCTCAACTTGGTGTGCGTCACCGCCTCCGCGGGCGTTCCGAACGCGCGGCCGGTGCGGGTCTTCACCTCGACAAAGACCAACACCTCACCGTCAGCCGCGACGATGTCGAGCTCTCCGTACCGGCACCGCCAATTGCGATCGAGGATCGTGAACCCGTCCCCCCTCAGGTAGTCAGCGGCGAGATCCTCTCCGCGGCTACCGATCTGTGCGCGTGTGGTGGTTGTCATGTCGTCACCATCCGCACGGGTACCGACACAGTCTGAGCCGAGATACCTCACGGATGAGGGTTATCCACATCCCGGCATTCATCCACAGCACCCGGGCGTGACCGTTCCTACCGAGGTCCGGGCAGGCGCTTAAACACTGAGAAGGGCGAGCGGCCTGCGGGAGCCCACTATCGCCGGCTGATTCTTGCGGGCAGCCCACCTTTCACACCCATGGACATTCGGTACTGGCGCCGAGGTTCATACCCTGCCGGGAGTTCGAATCGGTAGCGCTGGTACGCCGTTGCGATGGTCAGAACGGCCTCGATGTAGGCCATCCGCATCCCCAGACACAGGCGCTGTCCACGCCCGAAGGGTACGAACGCACGCAAGTCGGCTTCGTTGTTCAGGAACCTGTCCGGGTTGTACCGGTTGGGCTCTGGCCAGAACCGCGGATCTCGCTGCATCGCGAGCGAGGAATACAAAATCGTCGTCCCGGCCGCGATGCGATAGCCGCCCATCTCGTCATCGACCAATGCGGTCTTGGGATTGATGACCAATCCCCCTTGCAGGCGTTGAGCCTCGTCGAAGCACGCACGAACCAAGGGCAACTTGGCCATATCCCCGACCGTCACGGGGTTTCCACCCAGGGCATCCACTTCGTCGATAAGTCGTCGTTCGATCTCCGGATGGCCGGACACAAGGGCAAATGTCCACGCCAGCGCGGCCGCCGTCGTCTCGTGTCCGCCGACAATCATTCCGGCGATTTCTACGGCGATCTTGTCGTTCTCCAACGGACGGCCGTCGTCGTATATGGCGTTGATGAGCAGATTCAGAATGTCGGTGCGCTCGGTGGGGTGGCGTCGCCTCATCTCGATGAGCTGGTCGGCGCCGCCCATGATCATGTCGAGCATGCCGTCCATGCGCCGCTGAAACGGCCGGGGAATCCATGCCGGGAATGAGTACATCGCGACGCGCACCGTGGTCGCCAACATCCCGAAGCTGATCGCGTTCTTGGTCACGGATGCCTCGAGCATTCGCGGCGACAGGTACTCGTCGAACATGGCATTGAACAACACGATCAGCGCGAGCTTTCGAGTCTTCTCCTCGATATCGACGTAACCATCGGCGTCACCGGAAGATTCTGCCCAGCTGTCAACCTGTTCCGTCACCGCCTTGGTGAACAGATCTCCCAGCTCGGCAAGATTCTTCTGGGTGAAACTCGGGCGGTAGAGGGAGCGTCCCCGTCTCCACTCCTGATCATCGGCAAATGCGAAGAAGTTGTGCCCGAGTTTGGGCGGCACCATCTGCTGGGCAACCATGTCCGAACGCCGGTAGCGATCCGGATGCTGCACCA is a window from the Mycobacteroides salmoniphilum genome containing:
- a CDS encoding DoxX family protein, translated to MDTWLWICAGVLAVVHLGAGVFKLITPYEKITANPNLAWATDFTPNVVKAIGGLEMLGAIGIVLPHATGIAPVLSPLAAAGLAVLQAGAFGVHVRRNEWKLAPVNVILIVLAVFVAFEWYG
- a CDS encoding carbonic anhydrase; translated protein: MRSDPKSAWKALEEGNQRFVGGCPEHPSQSVTRRAELANGQNPQVMLFGCSDSRVAAEIIFDQGLGDMFIVRTAGQVIDSAVLGSIEYAVAVLGVPLIAILGHDSCGAVGATVQSLDTGEVPGGHIRDLVVRVMPSILGGRKDGLTRIDEFEARHVEETGIKLLQRSQVVADAVKAKKLALVYLTYKLADGRVVLHGHVGDIGKS
- a CDS encoding TetR/AcrR family transcriptional regulator, yielding MSADAIFTAALRAFATHGYQGMSMRTLNRELGVSHNLLHQRFSSKEQLWYAAIDWGFQAIVDKVLADDDESLSSSERIKRFIKMFVIFAAEHPELIRIMDIEAGQGSDRLQHICQAYVIPMQERLGPVYEEAVKAGELRDVPLQTTFFLITSGTAALFSSEALARTVFGDAVFDPEQVQAHAEAAAELIVRGILP
- a CDS encoding YraN family protein; translation: MTTTTRAQIGSRGEDLAADYLRGDGFTILDRNWRCRYGELDIVAADGEVLVFVEVKTRTGRAFGTPAEAVTHTKLRRLRRLAGIWLAAQDGSWPAVRIDVIEIRLSGSVPEITHIHGVG
- a CDS encoding YifB family Mg chelatase-like AAA ATPase — its product is MALGRAYSVAAKAVTGQTVEIEADISAGLPGVHLVGLPDAALQESRDRVRAAITNCGFTWPASRLTLALSPATLPKMGSVYDLALATAVLSASKAIPPARLEKSLLLGELALDGRVRPIRGVLPAVLTAKRDGWPTVVVPEANLGEAGLVDGIEVLGARTLRQLTAWLCADGELDPVVRLDVQCEDDFPDMADVVGHADARFAVEVAAAGAHHLMLTGPPGIGKTMLAQRLPGLLPPLTDGEALEVTAIHSVAGLLTTEQPLITQPPFVAPHHTSSVAALVGGGSGTAKPGAVSRAHRGVLFLDECAELSTPALEALRTPLEDGEIRLARRDGVVAYPARFQLVLAANPCPCAPANPRDCTCPSSVRRRYLGKLSGPLLDRVDLRVRMHPVSQTALNEAAECTALVRERVVLARERAASRWSEHGFRVNADAPGPLLRKEFRPSRTVMEPLRNAMERGLISVRALDRCLRVAWTLADLAGRDLPGVEDVKLALTFRDKR
- a CDS encoding cytochrome P450: MSSQTLGPAGVAGLPTPPGPAGSGRASVLARLARDPWLYPLELTRKYGDIVSVPTPFVKTVYLGHPDWVDHVLVQHPDRYRRSDMVAQQMVPPKLGHNFFAFADDQEWRRGRSLYRPSFTQKNLAELGDLFTKAVTEQVDSWAESSGDADGYVDIEEKTRKLALIVLFNAMFDEYLSPRMLEASVTKNAISFGMLATTVRVAMYSFPAWIPRPFQRRMDGMLDMIMGGADQLIEMRRRHPTERTDILNLLINAIYDDGRPLENDKIAVEIAGMIVGGHETTAAALAWTFALVSGHPEIERRLIDEVDALGGNPVTVGDMAKLPLVRACFDEAQRLQGGLVINPKTALVDDEMGGYRIAAGTTILYSSLAMQRDPRFWPEPNRYNPDRFLNNEADLRAFVPFGRGQRLCLGMRMAYIEAVLTIATAYQRYRFELPAGYEPRRQYRMSMGVKGGLPARISRR
- the dprA gene encoding DNA-processing protein DprA, whose product is MSGEPADWAYLSRVTEAPSAELAAMVSVFGAHETAERVRRLDVPDRVSAIVRSRHDIDRSREDLQILRRLGGRLVTPDDPEWPGWQFQSFAMVDTKRMPSGRAPLALWVVGEHSLSEVTSRAAALVGTRACTGYGEHVTAELATGLVARDVAVVSGGAYGIDGVAHRAALACEGITIAVLAGGVDVPYPAAHSGLLYRIARHGLVISEYPPGVRPARYRFLTRNRLVAALSGATVVVEAGIRSGAANTAAWARGLGRPVGAVPGPITSVASAGAHVEIAERGARLIGCAQDVIELAGRLGEFAPDPERPTNVVDGLGADEKRVYEALPGRGSASVQQLVVESGLGTSRVQGALAILELEQLVADADGDWKVNRRGRARAITD
- a CDS encoding YoaK family protein; the protein is MNKKSGSGSAAVQNRSQDDIELDNRNGDAAASTSADAVITREAAIGGEARLSWLLSGLAGMVGAVAFLHSAGYFVTFMTGNTERAVLTWFKVTDKQQVAGAGPIAAISMIGAFLFGVIVASYCRRKFWKNHPHGATVLTTFGLLAAAAVDFFQDRGFNANVDVHFTPILLLAFAIGALNTSFVKKGETAIPLSYVTGTVVKLGQGIERHLFGKGSVFEWLGYAMLYLSFILGAAIGGGIASLYSGSKVILTVGLICGATTLITFFHSDRKTILG
- a CDS encoding cytochrome P450 codes for the protein MTETRTGTRPARPLPHAKGRLWGVGDLLSVDFTRPVQGLTHEGRRHNGIFEQRIGDFPVVVVSSPELIEEINNEQHWEKNVGPTLHKLRSLAGDGMFTAYNTEENWRKAHDILVPAFTKEAMTNYHASIVDTVHELVTAWGTHADNNTWINIPADTNRLTIEIISRAGFGYTFNNLSDSSENPFITAVLRELQYANRRTDSIPFYEQLFGGRRRRVHDVDKKFIRAEVDKIIDARRDQPSTGQTPDMLDIMLTSVEPVSGQTLDNNNIGNQIITFLVAGSETSANAIAFALHFLSVHPDIADKVRTEVDQEWSGRAFPDFQFDQIAKLRYLRLVVDETLRLWPVAPGYFRQAKQDTTIGGGQYAFKKEGWVFVNLVAAHTDPSWGPDADQFDPDRMTTENRRKLGAHIYRPFGVGVRQCIGRQFAQHEIVTTLAAILHQFDLEPRPGYKLQVDETLTLKPSDLQLRLTKRN